A single region of the Metarhizium brunneum chromosome 6, complete sequence genome encodes:
- the CYS3 gene encoding Cystathionine gamma-lyase, with translation MSPPITSDPVSTPPRPPTPVHAFGTLAVHAGSPHDPHTGAVIESISLSTTFAQTAVGKPVGEYEYSRSSNPNRTNFETAVAALEHARYALAFSSGSATTATILQSLAAGSHVISVSDVYGGTHRYFTQVAKAHGVKVTFTPEIEVDISEHINDQTRLVWIESPSNPTLRLVDIRAVVTEAHKHGILVVVDNTFLSPYVQNPLDLGADIVVHSVTKYINGHSDVVMGVAAFNSDELKTRLSFLQNAIGAVPSAFDSWLAHRGLKTLHLRAREATRNATAVGHALEGSPHVIAVNYPGLDSHPHRDIAVRQHRDGMGGGMLSFRIRGGHAAAERFCQVTKIFTLAESLGGVESLVELPSSMTHAGIPRDQREAVGVFDDLVRLSCGVEDAEDLKNDVLQALELAVNESTKNGISNGVNGQ, from the coding sequence ATGTCGCCTCCCATCACCTCTGACCCCGTCTCGACGCCCCCGCGTCCCCCGACACCCGTGCACGCCTTCGGCACGCTCGCCGTCCATGCCGGCTCGCCCCACGACCCTCACACCGGCGCCGTCATCGAGtccatctccctctccaCGACCTTCGCCCAGACGGCTGTCGGCAAGCCTGTCGGCGAGTACGAGTATTCGCGCTCCTCCAACCCCAACCGCACCAACTTCGAGACGGCTGTCGCTGCCCTCGAGCATGCCCGCTACGCCCTGGCCTTCTCCTCTGGCAGCGCAACCACCGCCACTATCCTGCAGAGcctggccgccggcagccATGTCATCTCCGTCTCCGACGTCTATGGCGGCACCCATCGCTACTTCACCCAGGTCGCCAAGGCccacggcgtcaaggtcaCCTTCACCCCCGAGATTGAGGTCGACATCAGCGAGCACATCAACGACCAGACCCGCCTCGTCTGGATCGAGAGCCCTTCCAACCCTACTCTCCGCCTCGTCGATATCCGCGCTGTCGTCACCGAGGCCCACAAGCAtggcatcctcgtcgtcgtcgacaacACCTTCTTGTCGCCCTACGTCCAGAACCCTCTCGATCTCGGGGCCGACATCGTCGTCCACAGCGTCACCAAGTACATCAATGGCCACAGCGACGTCGTCATGGGCGTAGCCGCCTTCAACAGCGACGAGCTCAAGACGCGTCTTTCCTTCCTCCAAAACGCCATTGGCGCCGTCCCCTCGGCATTCGACTCGTGGCTCGCCCACCGCGGCCTTAAGACCCTTCACCTCCGCGCTCGCGAGGCCACCCGCAACGCTACCGCCGTCGGCCACGCCCTCGAGGGCTCTCCTCACGTCATTGCCGTCAACTACCCCGGCCTGGACTCCCACCCCCACCGAGACATTGCCGTCCGCCAGCACCGCGACGGCATGGGCGGTGGCATGTTGTCCTTCCGTATTCGCGGCGGCCACGCTGCTGCCGAGCGCTTCTGCCAGGTCACCAAAATCTTCACCCTCGCCGAGTCCCTGGGCGGAGTCGAGTCCCTCGTCGAGCTGCCCAGCAGCATGACGCACGCTGGCATTCCCCGTGACCAAAGAGAGGCCGTCGGCGTCTTTGATGACCTTGTCCGATTGAGCTGCGGTGtcgaagacgccgaggatCTCAAAAACGACGTGCTCCAGGCTCTCGAGCTTGCCGTCAACGAGTCCACCAAGAACGGCATCTCCAACGGTGTCAACGGACAATGA
- the RPF2 gene encoding Ribosome biogenesis protein RPF2, which translates to MAAFVTKEHLIPTFCSTNKDHTVKMLRQVKPRNARSKRALEKREPKAVENPKQCLFLRGTSCSQIAQDALTDLHSLRLPLAKKFTKKNPIHPFEDASSLEFFSEKNDASLLVFGSSQKKRPHALTFVRTFGYKVLDMLELHLDPETFRTMAQFKNKKFAIGLRPMLLFAGTAFESPVSNEYTLAKSLLLDFFRGDPSDKIDVEGLQYIVSVTAEDATGDGDAKPAIHLRAYMIQTKRSGQKLPRVEVEEIGPRMDFRVGRVKEADESMLKEAMKKARGLEERTKKNVTMNSMGDKIGRVHLGKQDLSQLQLRKMKGLKRSRNDEEELVEDVVADDDAKRIKQ; encoded by the exons ATGGCAGCCTTCGTCACCAAGGAACATCTGATACCCACGTTCTGCAGCACGAACAAAGACCACACAGTCAAAATGCTTCGTCAAGT AAAACCTCGCAACGCCCGCTCAAAGCGAGCCCTCGAAAAGCGCGAGCCCAAGGCCGTCGAAAACCCCAAGCAATGCCTCTTCCTCCGCGGCACGTCCTGCTCGCAAATCGCCCAAGACGCCCTCACCGACCTCCACTCGCTCCGCCTCCCCCTCGCCAAGAAATTCACCAAGAAGAACCCCATCCACCCCTTTGAAGACGCCTCCTCGCTCGAATTCTTCTCCGAGAAGAACGACGCCtccctcctcgtcttcgggAGCAGCCAGAAGAAGCGGCCTCACGCGCTGACGTTTGTCCGCACGTTCGGCTACAAGGTCCTCGACATGCTGGAGCTGCACCTCGACCCGGAGACCTTCCGGACCATGGCGCAGTTCAAGAATAAAAAGTTTGCCATTGGCCTGCGACCCATGCTCCTCTTTGCGGGCACCGCCTTCGAGAGCCCCGTCAGCAACGAGTACACTCTGGCGAAGAGCCTGCTCCTCGATTTCTTCAGAGGCGACCCCTCGGACAAGATTGATGTAGAGGGCCTGCAGTACATTGTCTCCGTCACGGCGGAGGATGCCACGGGCGACGGGGACGCCAAGCCCGCCATTCATTTGCGCGCCTACATGATTCAGACGAAGCGCAGCGGACAGAAGCTGCCCCGCGTGGAGGTGGAGGAGATTGGACCGAGGATGGACTTTAGGGTTGGCCGTGTCAAGGAGGCGGATGAGTCTATGCTCAAGGAGGCCATGAAGAAGGCGCGCGGCCTGGAGGAGCGAACCAAGAAGAATGTCACGATGAATTCAATGGGTGACAAGATTGGTAGAGTGCATTTGGGCAAACAAGACTTGAGCCAGCTGCAgttgaggaagatgaaggGCTTGAAGAGGTCGAGAAACGATGAGGAAGAGTTGGTTGAAGATGTTGTtgctgatgacgatgccaaGAGGATAAAGCAGTAG
- the PAY32 gene encoding Peroxisomal targeting signal receptor — protein MSFMGGAECSTAANPLSQFQKHVQDDKTLQRDRLVGRGPGGQMGGFRSQAANAPQDEMMNGFLNGAPNLQQEFPMQAGPALNPAQHAPMRAGSASPSWAQDFNGQPGMESAFKPPPGAHFSSDEFARFQQLNGQASSARSSPMQNANLSSQMPQRPMMGVGMMNMGMGYGQFQPMYQNQPLQQQHQQQQQPEGKGKGKLIELDDSKWEEQFAQLELQDQEAEKLKEKEKEHDEANAAERELDEIDKAMQSETNEFGDFESLWKGIQAETAAARSMVNDDTFFDQFDTEWSNDNIPADFSMGDWGRFGDPVVESYLFEQENFFRDEKNAFDEGVRVMREGGNLSLAALAFEAAVQQNPNHTEAWVYLGKAQAQNEKETAAIRAMEQALKLDPNNLEALMGLAVSYTNEGYDSTAYRTLERWLSVKYPSILDPKNLHPASEMGFTDRQILHEKVTKLFIEAARLSPDGEHMDPDVQVGLGVLFYGAEEYDKAVDCFQSALHSSELGTSNQQEQVHLLWNRLGATLANSGRSEEAIAAYEHALSLSPNFVRARYNLGVSCININCHQEAASHFLAALEMHKSIEKSGRSKAHEILGDNAGSNVDEVIDRMSAQNRSSTLYDTLRRVFTQMGRRDLAEKTVAGVDPDIFRPEFDF, from the exons ATGTCGTTTATGGGAGGGGCCGAATGCTCCACGGCGGCGAATCCTTTGAGCCAGTTTCAAAAACACGTCCAAGATGACAAGACTCTGCAGCGAGACCGACTCGTTGGGAGGGGACCCGGTGGTCAGATGGGTGGCTTTCGAAGCCAGGCTGCCAATGCTCCCCAGGACGAG ATGATGAATGGCTTCCTCAACGGCGCCCCGAACCTCCAGCAAGAATTCCCCATGCAAGCAGGACCTGCTTTGAACCCAGCACAGCATGCCCCGATGCGCGCCGGCTCAGCGTCGCCGTCATGGGCTCAGGACTTCAACGGTCAGCCGGGCATGGAGTCGGCTTTTAAGCCTCCGCCTGGAGCTCACTTCTCCTCGGACGAGTTTGCGAGATTCCAACAGCTGAATGGCCAAGCATCATCAGCCAGGTCCAGTCCAATGCAGAATGCCAACTTGTCCAGCCAGATGCCCCAACGGCCAATGATGGGAGTTGGCATGATGAATATGGGAATGGGCTATGGCCAGTTCCAACCCATGTATCAGAACCAACctctccagcagcagcaccaacagcaacagcaacccGAGGGCAAAGGTAAGGGCAAGTTGATAGAGTTGGACGATAGCAAATGGGAGGAGCAGTTTGCTCAACTCGAGCTCCAGGACCAAGAGGCTgaaaagctcaaggagaaggagaaggagcaCGACGAAGCCAACGCGGCTGAGCGGGAACTTGATGAGATTGACAAGGCAATGCAATCTGAAACTAATGAGTTTGGTGACTTCGAATCCCTCTGGAAAGGAATCCAAGCTGAGACGGCTGCTGCTAGATCCATGGTCAACGACGATACCTTTTTCGACCAGTTCGATACCGAGTGGAGCAACGACAACATCCCCGCCGACTTCTCCATGGGAGACTGGGGCCGGTTCGGTGATCCTGTCGTCGAGAGCTACCTGTTCGAGCAAGAAAATTTCTTCCGCGACGAAAAGAACGCATTCGACGAAGGTGTACGGGTTATGAGGGAGGGCGGGAATCTATCTCTTGCGGCCTTGGCATTTGAAGCCGCAGTACAGCAAAACCCTAATCACACCGAGGCATGGGTGTACCTGGGGAAGGCCCAGGCTCAGAACGAAAAAGAGACGGCTGCAATTCGTGCCATGGAACAGGCATTAAAGTTGGACCCCAACAATTTGGAAGCGTTGATGGGTTTGGCGGTGTCCTACACCAACGAGGGGTATGACAGCACTGCCTATAGAACACTGGAGCGCTGGCTCTCGGTCAAGTACCCTAGCATCTTGGATCCCAAGAATCTACATCCAGCCTCCGAGATGGGCTTCACTGACCGCCAAATCCTTCACGAAAAGGTAACGAAGTTGTTCATTGAGGCTGCTCGTCTCAGTCCTGATGGAGAGCACATGGATCCCGATGTCCAGGTAGGCCTGGGCGTATTGTTCTATGGCGCGGAGGAATACGACAAGGCGGTAGACTGCTTCCAGTCGGCACTACATTCATCAGAGTTGGGTACATCGAACCAGCAAGAACAGGTTCATCTGCTTTGGAACAGACTCGGTGCCACGCTGGCGAATAGTGGACGGTCAGAAGAAGCTATTGCAGCTTACGAGCACGCGCTTTCCCTGTCGCCCAACTTTGTCCGGGCTCGCTACAACCTCGGCGTAAGCTGTATCAACATCAATTGCCATCAGGAGGCTGCCTCTCACTTCTTGGCTGCCCTGGAGATGCACAAGTCCATTGAGAAGTCTGGACGAAGCAAGGCGCACGAAATCCTCGGTGACAATGCTGGCAGCAACGTGGATGAGGTCATTGACAGGATGTCTGCACAGAACCGCAGCAGCACCTTGTATGACACTCTAAGAAGAGTGTTTACTCAGATGGGACGCAGAGACttggcggagaagacggTCGCTGGCGTTGACCCTGACATTTTCCGACCAGAGTTTGACTTTTAG